The Methanobrevibacter sp. genome window below encodes:
- a CDS encoding homocitrate synthase family protein, which produces MQYFISHYNKEYELENFPDDLLIYDTTLRDGEQTPGVFFSLDEKLEIAKKLDQFKIHQIEAGFPIVSQKEKESVKTIANEGLNADILALARTKPEDIDAALDCDVDGIITFVGTSDIHLDHKMHITRQDAINLCETAVDYAKDHGLYVAFSAEDATRTDIEFLKRIYGKAQECGADRVHIADTTGAITPQGIDYMVRELVKDLDVMLALHCHNDFGLAVINSITGVLAGAKGISTTVNGIGERAGNASLEELIMAIKILYGKDYGFKTKYIKELSDLVSKASELPIPYNKPVVGNNVFRHESGIHVDAVIEEPLCYEPYLPELVGQKRQLVLGKHSGCRAVRAKLNECELDVTDDELIEIVRQVKKQREEGKYINDKVFREIVKNTKK; this is translated from the coding sequence TTGCAATATTTTATAAGTCATTACAATAAGGAATATGAACTGGAAAATTTTCCGGATGATTTGCTCATCTATGATACAACACTAAGGGACGGTGAACAGACCCCCGGTGTGTTTTTCAGTTTGGATGAAAAATTAGAAATAGCTAAAAAACTTGATCAGTTTAAGATTCATCAGATTGAAGCCGGTTTTCCGATTGTATCACAAAAGGAAAAGGAAAGTGTGAAAACCATTGCAAATGAAGGATTGAATGCTGATATTCTCGCTTTAGCAAGAACAAAGCCTGAAGATATCGACGCTGCACTTGACTGTGATGTGGACGGTATCATTACATTTGTCGGAACTTCAGACATACACCTTGACCATAAGATGCACATTACAAGACAGGATGCAATCAATTTATGTGAAACAGCAGTGGATTATGCTAAAGATCATGGTTTGTATGTTGCGTTTTCAGCAGAGGATGCTACCAGAACAGACATCGAATTTTTAAAAAGAATCTACGGCAAGGCTCAGGAATGCGGAGCCGACAGGGTTCATATTGCAGACACAACAGGTGCAATCACTCCTCAGGGTATTGATTATATGGTTCGTGAACTTGTAAAGGACCTTGATGTTATGCTTGCGCTTCACTGCCACAATGATTTTGGCCTTGCAGTAATAAATTCAATTACAGGAGTTCTTGCAGGGGCAAAAGGTATTTCAACCACTGTAAACGGTATTGGTGAAAGAGCAGGTAACGCTTCACTTGAAGAACTTATCATGGCAATTAAAATCCTTTACGGAAAGGATTATGGTTTTAAGACCAAATACATCAAGGAACTTTCAGATCTTGTATCAAAAGCAAGTGAACTTCCTATTCCATACAACAAACCGGTTGTTGGAAACAATGTATTCCGTCACGAATCCGGAATCCATGTGGACGCAGTTATAGAAGAGCCTTTATGTTATGAGCCATACCTGCCTGAACTTGTCGGACAAAAACGTCAGCTTGTATTGGGAAAACACTCAGGATGCCGTGCAGTCAGGGCAAAACTGAACGAATGTGAGCTTGACGTTACCGATGACGAATTGATTGAAATCGTAAGGCAGGTCAAAAAGCAAAGGGAAGAAGGCAAATACATCAACGACAAGGTTTTCAGAGAAATCGTTAAAAATACCAAAAAATAG